ATGGAAAGGCTTCTTTCCGCACCGTCCTCGCTTACCGGCGCGGCCAGAAAAAACATGCCCGGCCCCGGCGACCACACCTGCTGCGGCTCCGAGCCTGGCCACGGAAGCTGCGCGGGCCCAGGGTCCTGCTGCGGGAAGATATGAATACCGAATTTCACCAAAAACGGTCCGCAGTAAGCCCCGGCCCGTGGAGAGAAACCGGGAGATGGCGCGCGGTCTTCCTCTCGGATAAACAGGAAAGGCTTGCCGCGCTGTCAAGATTTGCCGCCTGAAGGAAGCCGTTCCGGCAGTGGCGGGGGTCTCCGTTCAGTCGCAAAACCGGTAGCCAACCCCTCGAACGGTTTCGATGCAGCGCCCGGCGTCCCCCAGCTTTTGATGGATAAGCGACAACTTGAAAGACACTCGTCTTTATGACATACGAGTGTCCATCGACCCGTCCAAAAAAACCTGGGGTTGGCCGGGATTTCAATCAGACCGGAAGGATTTGGGAAATCATGAAAATCACCATGCTCGGACACGCCACCCTGCTCATCGAGCTTGACGGCCTGAGGATAATCACCGACCCCTGGCTGACTGACCCCCTGTACTTCGGGCAACTGACGCACCCCGGCGCTTTCGTGAGCTTCCGGGAGCTGCCCCCCATTGACCTGGTTCTGGCCTCTCACGGGCATCAGGATCATTTTGATCCGAACACCCTGAAAATGATACCAAAAGAGACTCCCGTGGTGATTTTCAAGAGATACGGGAAGGCCGCCAAAAAGGCGGGATTTTTAAACGTGCATCCGGTTCAGCCGGGCGATTCCCGGTCTTTCGGCACGGTGAAAGTGACGGCCATGCCCGGCAGGCATCCGGGCGGAATCGCCACCTACATGGTGGAGGGCAGTGAGGGGAAGGTCTTTTTCGGGGGAGACTCGGTTTACACGCCCCAATTGGAAGAAGCCATGCGCGGCGCTGCGCCCGACGTCTGCCTTGTGCCTGTTTCAGGCGGCGCTTTGGGGCCGCTCAAATTCCATATGACCGCTTTGGAGGCCGCGAGGATTGTGAAGGCTTCCGGGGCCGGACTCGCCATACCCATGCATTATCATTTCACGCTCAAGACCCCCTCGTTAAACAAGTACCTGTTGCGCCCGGACTGCCTTCGGGACTTTCTCGACTCCATGCAGGCGACGGCTCCCGAAATTGCCTGCAAAACGCTGGGTTACAACGAGTCCTGGGAAAAGTGA
This region of Deltaproteobacteria bacterium genomic DNA includes:
- a CDS encoding MBL fold metallo-hydrolase, translating into MKITMLGHATLLIELDGLRIITDPWLTDPLYFGQLTHPGAFVSFRELPPIDLVLASHGHQDHFDPNTLKMIPKETPVVIFKRYGKAAKKAGFLNVHPVQPGDSRSFGTVKVTAMPGRHPGGIATYMVEGSEGKVFFGGDSVYTPQLEEAMRGAAPDVCLVPVSGGALGPLKFHMTALEAARIVKASGAGLAIPMHYHFTLKTPSLNKYLLRPDCLRDFLDSMQATAPEIACKTLGYNESWEK
- a CDS encoding zinc ribbon domain-containing protein, translated to MPLYDYKCADCGKTTEVLTSGSDAPPVCGACGGSRMERLLSAPSSLTGAARKNMPGPGDHTCCGSEPGHGSCAGPGSCCGKI